From the genome of Chloroflexota bacterium:
CTGCACGAAGCCCATCTCCCGGGTGCTCATGAGGAGGACCCGATAGGCGAGGCCGAGTCGCTGGAGGAGAACCTCCGCCCGACCGGTCATCCATTCGAGGGCGGCATCGGAGTCGGCCGGCTTCTCGAAGAGGACCATCTCGACCTTGTCGAACTGGTGGACCCGCAGGATCCCGCGGGTGTCCTTGCCGGCCGCGCCGGCCTCGCGCCGGAAGCACGGCGAGTACGCCGCATAGCGGATCGGCAGGTCCGCCGCCTCGAGGATCTCGTCGCGATGGAGGTTCGTGACGGGGACCTCGGCCGTGGGGACGAGGTACAGCTCGTCGCGCGTCGCGACGTACATCTGGTCCTCTTTATCCGGGATCTGGCCGGTCCCCCGGGCAGAGGCGGCGTTGACCACGGCCGGCGGCCAGATCTCCGTGAACCCGTGCTCGGTCACGTGGACGTCGAGGAACCAGTTGATGAGCGTGCGCTGGAGGCGCGACCCGAGACCCGTATAGACGGGGAACCCGGAGCCGGCGATCTTCGCGCCGCGTTCGAGGTCGAAGAGGCGGAGCCGCTCGGCGAGCTCCCAATGCGGCCTGCGCTCCCACGTCGCGCCGACCTCGCCGATCCGCGGCTGGATCCGCGGCAGCGGCTCGCCCCAGGTTCGGACGGTGACATTCGCGTCTTCACCACCGACCGGGACGTCCGGATCGGCCGGGTTGGGGATCCGGAGGAGGAGATCTTCGAGCTCCGC
Proteins encoded in this window:
- the serS gene encoding serine--tRNA ligase encodes the protein MSVGVQRLRDDAAVVRQGASDKGEDPGLVDAALGLDGRRRALLAEGDGLKGERNVASRQIGDAIRAGARPEASEVAALRAASTRAGERIAGIDAELATVEAELEDLLLRIPNPADPDVPVGGEDANVTVRTWGEPLPRIQPRIGEVGATWERRPHWELAERLRLFDLERGAKIAGSGFPVYTGLGSRLQRTLINWFLDVHVTEHGFTEIWPPAVVNAASARGTGQIPDKEDQMYVATRDELYLVPTAEVPVTNLHRDEILEAADLPIRYAAYSPCFRREAGAAGKDTRGILRVHQFDKVEMVLFEKPADSDAALEWMTGRAEVLLQRLGLAYRVLLMSTREMGFVQAKKYDLEIWAPGVERWLEVSSCSNFRDYQARRMAIRHRPSPGARPELVHTLNGSGLALARVVAGILETYQQPDGTVVVPEVLRAAMGTAVIEPPA